Within the Flexivirga oryzae genome, the region GACGTGGTGCTCGCGCATCGTCGCCACCGTCGCGTCTGCGCTGAACTCCGGCAGCAGGACCACGGCCGCGCCGGCGGCCAGCCCGGCCAGCACCGTGTTGAAGCCGAACACGCCGCACATCGGCAGCGCCGCCAGGACCGTGGTGCCCGGGGCGCGGTAGCCGAAGGCGTCGGCGACGGCCACCGAGTGCGCCACGATTCCGCCCTGCGTATGCATCACCAGCTTGGGCGCGCCTGTGGTGCCCGAGGAGTTGAATGCGCTGACCGGCAGCCCCGGCGCCGAGACGTCCGGCGCATCCGGCAGACCGGGGTCGAACAACGTCTCGTAGTCCGCGGTAGCCGCGTCGACAGGAGGCAGGGAGCCTCCCCCGACGCTGATCAGCAGGCGTAGCGAGTCGGGCAGGACCGCGGCGGCCTCGGCCAGCATGCCAGCGAAGTCGATGCCCTTGAATCCGGGCTCGACGACGAGGGCCCGAGCACCCGACTCCCTCAGGACATGGAGCAGCTCTCGGGAGCGGTAGCGGGTGTTGACCCCGACCGCGACCGCACCCAGATGGGCCGCGGCGAAGACCAGCTCCGCCCACTGGGTCCGGTTCGGGAGCCAGACCGCGACGGCGTCGCCGCGCCCGATCCCCGCGTGGCCCAGCCCGGCCGCGAGGCGACGCGCACGATCGGCGAGTTCCGCGTACGTGGTGGGCATGCCGTCCTCGATCAGCGCGGTTCGCTCGCCTGCTCGCTCCACGGAGGCGGCCAGCATCGCGGTCAAACTTCGCGACTCGTCGCGTAGTGGTCTCATCAGCTCCTCGATCCCTGACAGGTGTCCTCGGTCACAGACCATAGATCATGCATGATCGATTATCAATCGTCAGTTATGCTGGCTCGGTCATCACCGGCCCCTGGAGGACCCGTGCCCGTTACCTCGGCATCCGTCGCCCGTCGGAGCACCCTGCCCGACGACGTGGCCGACCACGTCCGACAGTTGGTGTTGACGGGTCAGGTGCGGGAGGGGGAATTCATCCGCATCGACCGCATCTCGGAGTTGCTTAACATCAGCATCACGCCCGTCCGAGAGGGGCTGCTCACGCTCCAAGCCGAGGGATTCGTCGAGCTCATCCCGCGGCGCGGCTTCATGGTCCGTGCCTTCTCAGCACAAGATGTCGCGGACATGTACTGGGTCCAGGGACAGATCGAGGGGGAGCTCACGCGGCGCGCCGCAGATCACTTCGCCGCCTCCGGTGTCGACGAGCTCAGCGCGATCCAGGCCGAACTGGAGGAAGCGGGCGCCAAGAGAGACCACCAGCGCGTCGCCGAACTCAACTTCCAGTTTCATCACGCCATCGCCACCGTCGTCCCGAGCTCCCGGATGCGCTGGTTCCTCAAGACTGTGTCACACATGGCCCCGGGGCAGCTCTTCCCGCAGGTCACAGGATGGACCAATGCCGCCGTGAACGAGCACGGCGACATCATCGAAGCGCTGCGCGTCGGCGACGGCGAGGCCGCAGCGAGGGCCATGACGGCCCACGTCGTGCATGCAGGCGTCATCCTGGCCTCGCAGTTCGACCAATCAACTCCTGCCGCACCATCATCCGAGACGACGAGGCGTCCTCATTAGCGCAACGTACCTATCGTGACGCCGGCGCTTCCATCGCCGGCGGACGCCCTGCTGCGCCAACGCCGTTAGGCCCGCGCCTGACTTAAAGCCCCCACTGCCGCAGATGGCTTGACGGCCGAGCCAGTTTAACCAGGGCTGCGCGAACGCGGCTGGTCCGCACCTCGGCGGCATCTGCGTTACGTTCGCGCTGAGAGCAAGTCAGCCGAATCTAATGGCTTTCGCCGGGCTACTTTTGGCAGTCTCGGTTCTGGTGACGGGCGGCCGGTCAGCACTTATCGGATCAGCCCATTGAGGTCCTGCGGCAGACCGTGCGCCCGCTGGTCATGAGAAGTGTCGACGACTCTTGAAAACGAGGCCATAGCAACGGGGTGGTTTCCAGCGACCATAGCAACGAGGACCACCACGAAGGAGTCCTCGCATGTCGTCTCGTCGCATTCCCAAGAGGCCAGGTCGTCGGCCGATGGCCGCGAAGCGGCGCCGGTTCCTTGAGCTCCTCGCGCAAGGCTCGAGCGTGGCCGCGGCCTATCGCGAAGTTGGTGTCAGCAGGTCGACGGCCAACGTCTGGAAGAACGGCACGGTCGTGCGGCGCAAGGATGGCACGGTCAAGGTCGTGCCACCGCTTGAACCACTCGTCTCGCGCACCATCTCACCTCGTCTCCTGTCTGAGCAGGAACGGATTCAGATCGCCGAGCTAGCCAGCCGCGGGCTGGGTCCGGCGGCCATCGCGAAGGAGCTGGGCAGGTCACCGTCGACGATCAGCCGCGAGCTACGACGCAACCTGCACACCTCGGGCCAGTACCGGCCCTTCCACGCCCACGCCCTGGCTGCTGCGCGCCGGCGCCGGAAACACCCGCTCAAGCTACGAACCGACCGGCTCCTGCGAGCGTATGTCATCGAGCGGCTCAGGGAGCGGTGGAGTCCTCAGCAGATCAGCCGGGCACTGCGACGGGCACATCCCGACGACCCGAGCCGTCGCGTCGCCACCGAGACAATCTACCAGGCGATCTACCGCCTGGGATCGGAGATCGCGCGTAAGCCAGCTGCCTCGCCGCTGCGGACCGGGCGTGATCACCGGCGTGGGCAAGCACGACAGGTCCGCGCGCGACGCCGCTTCGCGCAGCCGATGCTCTCAGTCCACGAGCGCGGCTTCGACCCCGCCGACCGGTCCGTCGCCGGGCACTGGGAAGGAGACCTCATCGTCGGCCCGCACAACCGCTCCGCCATCGGCACGCTCGTCGAGCGGCAGACCCGCTACGTGAAGCTCCTGCATCTGAACGCGCACAACTCGATCGAGCTACACGCCGCCATCATGAAGGCGCTTCGCGAACTACCGCCGACGCTGCGGCGAACGCTGACCTGGGACCAGGGCACCGAGATGGCGAAACACCTCGACATCAGCGCCGACACAGGCACGAAGATCTACTTCTGCGATGCCGCCAGCCCCTGGCAGCGCGGCAGCAACGAGAACACCAACGAGCTCTTGCGCCAGTACTTCCCGAAGTCGACCGATCTCGCCGTCCACACCGCTCGGGACCTGGCTCGTGTGGAGGCCGAGCTGAACAGGCTGCCCCCGCATCGACCTCGACGACCGGGCCCCTCAGGACCTCTTCACGGCCTTGCTAGACCGTATGGAGTGACCCGCTCGTTGGTGAGGGGGTTGCGGGCCGGGGCCTCACTCACAAGATTCGTGGGTTACCGAGTAGGGGCTGCCTGCTCGGCCTATCCGACAATTGTGGGAGGCCCCGGTGTTTACCGAGCGTACGAGTGTAGGGCTGGATGTGCACGCCCGATCTGTGGCGGCGGCTGCGATCGATGGCGTCACGGGTGAGGTGTTCAAGACGCGGCTGGTGCCGTCGAGTGAGCAGATTCTGGGCTGGGTGCGGGACTTGCCGGGCCCGGTGGCGGTGGCGTATGAGGCGGGTCCGACCGGTTTCGGGCTGGCGCGTTCGCTGACCGGTGCGAGCATCCGGTGCGAGGTCGTCGCGCCTTCCAAGCTGCAACGCCCTGCCGGTGACCGGGTCAAGACCGACGCGCGGGACGCGTTGCACTTGGCGAAGTTGCTGCGCCTGGACGAGTACACCCCGGTGCGGGTGCCGTCGGTGGCTCAGGAGGCCGCGCGGGATCTGGTGCGTGCCCGCGAAGCGGCCCGTTCGGATCTGATGCGTGCCCGGCACCGGTGCTCGAAACTGTTGCTGCGTCACGGGATTGTGTATTACGGCGGGAAGGCGTGGACGCACAAGCACGACGACTGGTTACTGTCCCAGCGGTTCGACCAGCCCGGCACACAGGCCGCGTTCGAGGATGCCTACGAGCAGGTCGTGCTGGTCACCGGTCGCCGCGACCGGCTGGACGCGATCATCACGGCGATGGCCGCCGACAGCGAGTTCACGACGATGACCCGCCGGCTGGGGTGCCTGCGCGGCATCGGCACCCTGACCGGGTTCGCCCTCGCCGTGGAGATCAACGACTGGGACCGGTTCACCGGAGCCAGTATCGGCGCCTACCTCGGACTGGTGCCTTCGGAGCACTCCTCCGGTGCCACCCGCGCCCAAGGCGCGATCACCAAGACCGGCAACACGCACGTGCGCCGGTTACTGGTCGAGGCGGCCTGGCACCACCGCAAGCCATACCGGCCCACCGCGATCCTGCGCCGCCGCTGGGAGCAAGCCCCGCCACCAGTGGTCGCCCGGGCACAGGCCGGCAACCGGCGCCTGCACCAGCGGTGGGCACACTATGCCGAGCGCAAGAAGCGGCCAGTGGTCGCCAACGTCGCCGTCGCCCGGGAACTGGCCGGCTGGTGCTGGTCGCTGGCCACCATGGCCGAATAGAGCCCTCGAGCCCCCTTTGAGCTGGCCGTGGGGGCCAGCGCCACGACATGGGCTTGCAGCGTGTGGAACGACCCGCTTCGAGGCTATGAACAGCCAAGAGTGTCAACGACATTCACTGGTTACGTTCGATCTCTAGACAGCGGCTCCCGTTCCCGCCGAACACACGGTCCTGCGGTAACCAACCCGCGCATATCAGCCTGGACCACGCGTCGCTAAGCCTGGATCCACCGATGAGCCTGCGGTGTCGACGTGCTCGGTGTGAGTGGTGGGATCAGCGGTCGCGGACAGGCTGACGCGCCGGCCTCGCTGCCGGGGTTGTTCCACTGTGTCCTTGGTTGCGCAGTGACGGGCTGCTGGGTGGTCAGGCCACGGGCACGGCGGGTGGGTCGCTGACGCGGTCGAACATCGCCGCCCACGCGGTTTCCCATGGCCAGTCCCGTGGCAGGTGCACGGTGATCCGGCGCGCTGAGGTCGCGACTCGTGCGGGCACGGTGATCAGCTTGTGCCGGATCGTGGCGGTGGTCGCCGTGGCCAAGTCAGTGCCGGACAGGGCCGTGGCGGCACGGGTGAGGTTGAACGCCATTACGGCCAGCACCAGCCAGGCAGCGTTCGCGTTGAACCGTCCGGAGGGTAGGTGGGCGAGGGCTGAGTTCTTCAGGTCCGCGTGGACTTGTTCGATGATCGCGTGATGTCGGTGGGTCTTGTCCGCGGCCACGGTGTCCAGCACGGCCTTATCGGAGGTGGTGAAAAACGCGTGGAAGCGCCACACGTCGAACAGGGTGTCCTGCCCGGCTGCCTTGTTCCTGTCGGCGTTGAAGTCCGGGATTCGGCGCACCACCAACCGGCCGGGGACCCGGTCAGCTTTCTTCGCTGAGGCGAACGCGGTGAAGTCGATTTCGGTGACCTCGGCCCGCGAGATCCACGTCTTGGTTTCTTCGTCGAAGATGGCGTCGGTGTACTCGATCGGGGTCCATCCGTCATCACCGATCGCCGAGATCGCTTTCTTCACCGCGGTGTTCATCCTAACCGTGACCGACACCGCGGCACCCCCTTTGAGAGCGCCGTGGACTGCCCCGCGGGTATAGAAGGCCGAATCCGCCCGAACCAGCACCGGCCGGTCTTCACCCAGCACGCGGCGGGTGGTTTTCACCGCGTCGGCGACCAGTCGTTTCGCGCCGCGTGGTGACCCGCACGCCCCCTTGCGCAGCCGTTGGGCCACGATCACCGGCGCGCGGCCGGCCGTGGTGACCGTGGCCAGGAGCGCGTTCAAGCCGCGGACCCCGGAGTAGCCGAACCCGGCACCCTGCTTGGCGTGCCCGTGGACCTCGATGATCGTGTCATCGACATCGAGCAACATGTAGCCGCCGTCGGAACCTGGCCCGGTTTCAGCGGTGCCGGCCCGATCGGCAAGGCCGATCAAGAACCGCGAGGCGACCGCGTCCAGTTGGCGGACGTGACCGAAGGTGAACGCTCGTAGGAACGATCCCAGCGTCGAGGGGGCGTACGCCCGAGTGAAGACCCGGCCCATCCCGCCGTGCCGCAGCAGGCCCATGTCATCAATACTGTCCGCGCCGGCAACCATCCCGGCGACCAGCGACGCCACTTTCAAACCAGCGTTCGCGCCCTTGTCCGTCGGTACCGACAACCGCTCATCGGTCAGTTCCCGCAGCCCCGCGGACTCGGCCAGCGCCAGCACCGGGACCAGTCCGCCAGCCGACACGAGATTCGGATCATCGAACGCTACTGAGGTTCGCCCAAGAGTGTGAGAGAGTCGCACCTACGAGATGCCCTTCGTGTCGCGGTCGAATTGTTGCCTCAAGAACTCCAATTCTCCCGCCACGCAAGGGCATTCTCACTTCACGACGCGCTCAACCAACCGATCCCATCGGTGGATCGAGGCTAAGACACCGCTGACCAGACCGGCCGGCGCCGGCCCCCACGCGCCACAGAACGAAACATTCCTCCCAACAGTGCATCTCACTATTCGGGAGAAATACCCCTTGCCCTCTTGACAAAGATGTACTCCATATCAGCCTCGCCTAATCATCCCTCGTTGCGATGACCGCTGGAATGCAAGCAGGGACTATCTCAAATTTGGTGTTTCTGGTCCGTGACACGCCCCATGGTTGGGGCGTTGTTGAAGGACCTGACCAAGATGGTGCTGGAGATCTCACTGGAAGAGGAGATGACCGAGCACCTGGGCCACAGCAAGCACGAGATGCTGGCGGCCGACGACGGTGGCGGCACCCCT harbors:
- a CDS encoding FCD domain-containing protein; its protein translation is MADHVRQLVLTGQVREGEFIRIDRISELLNISITPVREGLLTLQAEGFVELIPRRGFMVRAFSAQDVADMYWVQGQIEGELTRRAADHFAASGVDELSAIQAELEEAGAKRDHQRVAELNFQFHHAIATVVPSSRMRWFLKTVSHMAPGQLFPQVTGWTNAAVNEHGDIIEALRVGDGEAAARAMTAHVVHAGVILASQFDQSTPAAPSSETTRRPH
- a CDS encoding IS110 family transposase — translated: MFTERTSVGLDVHARSVAAAAIDGVTGEVFKTRLVPSSEQILGWVRDLPGPVAVAYEAGPTGFGLARSLTGASIRCEVVAPSKLQRPAGDRVKTDARDALHLAKLLRLDEYTPVRVPSVAQEAARDLVRAREAARSDLMRARHRCSKLLLRHGIVYYGGKAWTHKHDDWLLSQRFDQPGTQAAFEDAYEQVVLVTGRRDRLDAIITAMAADSEFTTMTRRLGCLRGIGTLTGFALAVEINDWDRFTGASIGAYLGLVPSEHSSGATRAQGAITKTGNTHVRRLLVEAAWHHRKPYRPTAILRRRWEQAPPPVVARAQAGNRRLHQRWAHYAERKKRPVVANVAVARELAGWCWSLATMAE
- a CDS encoding IS1380 family transposase, with product MRLSHTLGRTSVAFDDPNLVSAGGLVPVLALAESAGLRELTDERLSVPTDKGANAGLKVASLVAGMVAGADSIDDMGLLRHGGMGRVFTRAYAPSTLGSFLRAFTFGHVRQLDAVASRFLIGLADRAGTAETGPGSDGGYMLLDVDDTIIEVHGHAKQGAGFGYSGVRGLNALLATVTTAGRAPVIVAQRLRKGACGSPRGAKRLVADAVKTTRRVLGEDRPVLVRADSAFYTRGAVHGALKGGAAVSVTVRMNTAVKKAISAIGDDGWTPIEYTDAIFDEETKTWISRAEVTEIDFTAFASAKKADRVPGRLVVRRIPDFNADRNKAAGQDTLFDVWRFHAFFTTSDKAVLDTVAADKTHRHHAIIEQVHADLKNSALAHLPSGRFNANAAWLVLAVMAFNLTRAATALSGTDLATATTATIRHKLITVPARVATSARRITVHLPRDWPWETAWAAMFDRVSDPPAVPVA